A region of Parabacteroides pacaensis DNA encodes the following proteins:
- a CDS encoding NUMOD4 domain-containing protein, with product MDEIWKDIEGYEGDYQVSNLGRVKSLPKKCWNGKGYWFRNGRILTPIKSKKGYLNVWCRKNIFKVHRLVANAFIPNPQNLPQVNHIDGDKTNNCVANLEWVTDGENLLHAYRILGRKQKTGKNHHNSRAVIQLKDGKIINSFDSLNEAARATGAHFSGISMCCSGKIKKHKGYQWRYKGE from the coding sequence ATGGACGAAATTTGGAAAGACATTGAAGGGTACGAAGGCGATTATCAAGTATCAAATTTAGGCAGGGTAAAATCCTTGCCAAAAAAATGCTGGAACGGCAAAGGGTATTGGTTTAGAAATGGGCGTATTTTAACGCCAATCAAAAGCAAAAAGGGGTATTTGAATGTATGGTGCAGAAAGAATATATTCAAGGTTCATCGCTTGGTTGCAAATGCTTTTATACCTAATCCGCAAAACCTACCACAAGTAAATCACATAGACGGTGATAAAACCAATAATTGCGTTGCCAATCTTGAATGGGTTACTGATGGTGAGAACCTTCTACACGCATATAGGATTCTTGGTAGAAAGCAAAAAACTGGTAAAAACCACCATAATTCACGAGCTGTTATACAATTGAAAGACGGCAAAATTATAAATTCATTTGATAGTCTTAACGAAGCAGCACGCGCGACAGGCGCTCATTTTTCGGGCATTTCAATGTGTTGTAGTGGAAAAATTAAAAAGCACAAGGGCTATCAATGGAGATACAAAGGGGAGTGA
- a CDS encoding SH3 beta-barrel fold-containing protein translates to MSTTFRSQMKEVMQMAWSFVRKNGYSMSEALKCAWANLKLKAALKVKIVEFYFKKTDGTLRQAFGTLKENLIGEVKGTGRKPNDNLQVYWDTEKEEYRCFKKCNLIKIA, encoded by the coding sequence ATGAGCACAACATTTAGAAGTCAGATGAAAGAGGTTATGCAAATGGCATGGTCGTTCGTTCGCAAGAACGGTTATTCAATGAGTGAAGCATTAAAATGCGCATGGGCTAATTTGAAGCTCAAAGCAGCTTTGAAAGTGAAGATAGTAGAGTTCTATTTCAAAAAGACTGATGGCACGTTACGCCAAGCCTTTGGTACTCTCAAAGAGAATCTAATCGGTGAAGTAAAAGGTACAGGCAGAAAGCCGAATGATAATCTACAGGTGTACTGGGACACAGAGAAAGAAGAATACAGATGTTTCAAGAAGTGTAACCTTATTAAAATCGCATGA
- a CDS encoding helix-turn-helix domain-containing protein produces the protein MDFRTRIKELCQEQGITQKELAEKMGISDISLNKTLRGEYPQLQTLEKIANTLNVPIAELFEKPNISNIIGFVKVGDIVHEVKSAEDVKDLAGKL, from the coding sequence ATGGACTTTAGAACAAGGATAAAAGAACTCTGCCAAGAACAGGGCATTACCCAAAAGGAATTGGCTGAAAAAATGGGAATCTCCGATATAAGTCTGAATAAGACTTTACGTGGGGAATATCCGCAGTTGCAAACACTAGAAAAGATTGCGAATACATTAAATGTTCCTATTGCCGAACTATTTGAAAAGCCGAATATCAGTAATATTATCGGCTTCGTAAAAGTTGGAGATATCGTACATGAGGTGAAGTCGGCGGAGGATGTGAAGGATTTAGCTGGAAAATTATAA
- a CDS encoding DUF4160 domain-containing protein — translation MPTIFEIFGLRFFFFAEDHAPIHVHVVKGDDDAKIAIEPNIELVYNHGLKTRDLKRALKLADMYKEDIIETWKKYHD, via the coding sequence ATGCCTACAATTTTTGAAATATTTGGTCTACGTTTTTTCTTCTTCGCAGAAGACCACGCGCCAATACACGTGCATGTGGTAAAAGGTGACGATGATGCTAAAATAGCAATAGAGCCAAATATAGAATTGGTTTATAATCATGGTTTGAAAACAAGGGATTTAAAAAGAGCTTTGAAACTTGCTGATATGTATAAGGAAGATATTATAGAAACATGGAAGAAGTATCACGATTAA
- a CDS encoding DUF2442 domain-containing protein, with product METIKNIWFENERIYMLSNEDKVYSRPLEAFPVLKEASEGERINYTIEMRGTALRWKELDEDIHISSFHNTEEPDTTNEIAAIFKRFPQLNVSEVARSMGINKSLLSKYIYGIKKPSKERKMQIKKTLHALGEELLAV from the coding sequence ATGGAAACAATAAAGAATATTTGGTTTGAAAATGAACGTATATACATGCTCTCCAATGAAGATAAGGTTTATAGTAGGCCATTGGAGGCTTTCCCCGTTTTGAAAGAAGCAAGTGAAGGGGAACGAATAAATTATACGATAGAAATGCGTGGAACCGCCTTAAGATGGAAGGAACTTGATGAGGATATTCATATATCAAGTTTTCATAATACGGAAGAACCAGACACTACAAACGAAATAGCTGCGATATTCAAGCGTTTTCCTCAACTAAATGTTTCAGAAGTGGCGCGTAGCATGGGTATCAACAAAAGCCTCCTTTCAAAATACATCTATGGTATCAAGAAGCCCAGTAAAGAAAGGAAGATGCAAATTAAAAAGACTTTGCATGCTCTTGGTGAAGAATTATTGGCAGTGTAA
- a CDS encoding head fiber protein: protein MAAGTHYDLKPDYKPEEFYRVDTGVRKSGPWRLDITNLVVGSFLPVFTPVQADLVKRTLIPVRNVKVVEAYTTGADALSIKIAKKSLAYASMFIGSGKKGAKVTTIDKSNKNYDVLTIEAAFGENIAKDTVLFEATAVDGTAKKNTANFVLYDAKKVESEGAVLCTLLMQAYEVKENKLVLPIHELDKVGLTNRFQFEY from the coding sequence ATGGCAGCAGGTACACATTATGACTTGAAACCGGATTACAAGCCGGAAGAGTTTTACCGGGTTGATACAGGGGTAAGAAAAAGTGGGCCGTGGAGGTTGGATATTACCAATCTCGTAGTAGGTTCTTTTTTGCCCGTGTTTACTCCGGTACAGGCGGATTTGGTAAAGCGCACATTGATTCCCGTTCGCAACGTAAAAGTTGTCGAAGCATACACAACTGGTGCGGATGCTCTATCTATCAAGATTGCAAAGAAATCGCTGGCTTATGCTAGCATGTTTATCGGGAGCGGAAAGAAAGGTGCTAAAGTAACCACCATCGATAAATCAAACAAGAACTATGACGTATTGACTATCGAAGCAGCTTTTGGTGAAAATATTGCCAAGGATACCGTTTTGTTTGAAGCAACAGCGGTAGATGGCACAGCAAAGAAGAATACAGCAAACTTCGTTCTTTATGATGCGAAGAAAGTCGAAAGTGAGGGGGCTGTTCTCTGTACCCTTCTGATGCAGGCTTATGAAGTAAAGGAAAACAAGCTGGTTCTTCCTATCCATGAACTGGATAAGGTCGGATTGACAAATCGTTTCCAGTTTGAGTATTAA
- a CDS encoding DUF6706 family protein, translated as MTVNDYIKQKFQTFGIQLSEADLLDMCLNSKISREGEMNEDCYDRVSVAIAKFIPSLLLRATSIGESGFSMSWDLQGIKDYYSFLCKKYGLKDEVNTDKPKVEFL; from the coding sequence ATGACCGTAAACGACTACATAAAACAGAAGTTTCAGACCTTCGGCATCCAGTTGTCAGAAGCTGACCTTTTGGATATGTGTCTTAACTCGAAGATAAGCAGAGAGGGTGAGATGAACGAGGATTGCTACGATCGTGTCTCTGTCGCAATAGCGAAGTTTATCCCTTCTCTATTGCTTCGTGCTACATCAATTGGCGAAAGCGGCTTCTCAATGTCATGGGATCTGCAAGGTATTAAGGATTACTATTCTTTCTTGTGTAAGAAGTATGGATTGAAAGACGAAGTTAATACGGACAAGCCTAAAGTGGAGTTCTTATGA
- a CDS encoding HK97 gp10 family phage protein, whose product MAGVDFDFSDVDEAFNQFDEEVKATMAEAGEIGVQYAKENGDYEDRTGTLRKSNEYKVEADGLVLKNETEYASYVEGKDYDVLSGGALEAWKFLNDKTR is encoded by the coding sequence ATGGCTGGAGTAGATTTTGACTTTTCCGATGTAGATGAAGCTTTTAACCAGTTCGATGAAGAGGTTAAAGCCACAATGGCCGAAGCAGGAGAAATCGGTGTTCAGTACGCAAAAGAAAACGGGGATTATGAAGACCGTACCGGAACACTTCGTAAATCCAATGAGTATAAGGTCGAAGCTGACGGCTTAGTCCTGAAAAATGAAACTGAATATGCTTCTTACGTGGAAGGAAAGGATTATGACGTATTAAGCGGAGGAGCATTGGAAGCGTGGAAGTTTTTAAATGACAAAACGAGGTGA
- a CDS encoding helix-turn-helix domain-containing protein, translating to MRFRILELCKEAGINQTELADKIGLSRVGLSKAINGNPTVDTLERIANALNVPITELFAIRNNELFGHVEYKGIIYRINSFEDMEKVLKLKEE from the coding sequence ATGAGATTTAGAATTTTAGAACTCTGTAAAGAAGCAGGAATCAATCAAACAGAATTAGCTGATAAAATAGGTTTGTCACGAGTTGGGTTATCAAAAGCCATTAATGGGAATCCTACCGTTGACACCTTGGAGAGAATTGCAAATGCTTTAAATGTGCCTATAACCGAATTATTCGCTATTAGGAATAATGAGCTTTTTGGACATGTAGAGTATAAAGGGATAATTTATAGAATCAATTCTTTCGAAGATATGGAAAAGGTTCTGAAATTGAAGGAGGAATAG
- a CDS encoding SH3 beta-barrel fold-containing protein codes for MSTTFKNSMREVMSLAWQFVRKNGYTMSEALKVAWANFKLKTKMKAGIVRFYFRKVDGTTREAFGTLSEKLMPETKGTGRKQNDTLQTYFDTERGEFRSFKKANLLSII; via the coding sequence ATGAGCACAACATTTAAAAACAGCATGAGAGAAGTAATGAGCCTTGCTTGGCAGTTCGTTCGCAAGAACGGTTACACGATGTCAGAAGCTCTAAAAGTTGCTTGGGCAAACTTTAAATTGAAAACTAAAATGAAAGCAGGTATCGTGCGATTCTACTTTCGTAAAGTTGACGGAACCACCCGCGAAGCCTTCGGCACATTATCCGAAAAGCTGATGCCAGAAACAAAAGGTACCGGTAGAAAACAAAACGATACCTTGCAAACCTACTTCGATACCGAGCGTGGGGAATTTAGAAGTTTCAAAAAAGCAAATTTATTATCAATCATTTAA